The Populus nigra chromosome 14, ddPopNigr1.1, whole genome shotgun sequence genome has a segment encoding these proteins:
- the LOC133673114 gene encoding uncharacterized protein LOC133673114, producing the protein MAWLARSIANSLNFDDEEEDFSNTESDEQQRQSTTPRGLKEDLTDLKQTLSRQFWGVASFLAPTPSENDPHPDEEDAALIAGIRSDFSEIGGKFKSGISKLSTNKTVSEFTKIASDLLQLGSESDDDEIATIVATAVGVTEEVVGFARDVAMHPETWLDFPIPRVQDFEDFDMSDAQQEHALAVERLAPRLAALRIELCPGYMSEGCFWKIYFVLLHPRLTKHDAQLLSTPQIVEARAMLSHELQNKDKAKSTPDWPGGGTSSVKDNSNTDLPHEETLSVPSHAETESVTIMTSGTKAVPPTLAAKTPDHETVPSNVSAESEMVKHPVESTQMQIIDKYIVEEVKVNQAKHQHSSSSSSRILDEKFEDDGDDWLKDDSSEMIGASGASIPLENDEDVSFSDLEEDDEDEPTSYKKVA; encoded by the exons ATGGCATGGCTAGCAAGGTCTATAGCTAACTCTCTAAATTTCgacgatgaagaagaagatttctCCAATACAGAATCGGATGAACAACAACGACAATCCACGACACCTCGTGGCCTCAAAGAAGACTTGACAGATCTTAAACAAACCCTATCCCGCCAATTCTGGGGTGTCGCTTCTTTCCTCGCTCCTACACCGTCGGAGAATGATCCTCATCCAGATGAAGAAGACGCTGCATTGATCGCCGGCATTCGCAGTGATTTTTCCGAAATTGGAGGCAAGTTTAAGTCAGGGATCTCCAAGCTTTCCACTAACAAAACGGTGTCGGAGTTCACAAAGATCGCCTCCGATTTGCTCCAGTTGGGATCCGAGAGTGACGATGATGAGATTGCGACAATTGTGGCAACTGCTGTGGGTGTGACTGAAGAAGTTGTGGGTTTTGCTAGAGATGTCGCTATGCATCCTGAGACTTGGCTCGACTTTCCCATTCCTCGTGTTCAAGATTTTGAAG ATTTTGATATGTCGGATGCCCAACAAGAACATGCTTTAGCTGTCGAGCGTCTTGCTCCCAGATTAGCTGCTTTAAGGATTGAGCTTTGTCCTGGATATATGAGTGAGGGCTGCTTTTGGAAGATTTACTTTGTTCTCTTGCACCCTAGACTCACTAAACATGATGCTCAGCTACTCTCAACTCCCCAA ATAGTGGAAGCGAGAGCAATGTTGTCTCATGAGTTGCAAAACAAAGATAAGGCAAAGTCCACTCCAGATTGGCCTGGAGGTGGCACTTCCAGTGTAAAAGATAATAGTAATACTGATTTACCACACGAAGAGACTTTGTCTGTGCCATCTCATGCTGAGACTGAATCAGTTACAATCATGACATCTGGCACTAAAGCAGTCCCTCCCACACTTGCAGCCAAGACACCTGATCATGAAACGGTCCCTTCCAATGTTTCAGCTGAATCAGAAATGGTGAAGCATCCAGTTGAAAGTACTCAGATGCAAATTATTGACAAATACATAGTCGAGGAAGTAAAAGTAAACCAGGCCAAACATCAACATTCATCATCCAGTTCCTCTAGGATTCTGGATGAGAAATTTgaggatgatggtgatgattgGTTGAAAGATGATAGTTCAGAAATGATTGGTGCCAGTGGAGCCTCAATTCCtcttgaaaatgatgaggatgtTTCATTCAGTGATCTTGAAgaggatgatgaagatgaacCTACAAGTTACAAGAAAGTGGCATGA
- the LOC133673115 gene encoding GTP-binding protein At2g22870 — MRKIGIARSPCRARKATPPEMLLLRNRLFTLSSLPSLPQHAKNPFPLTFSFNYSTREPPNRNPSGHVSASKTSKPPPLSDVARFVRTVLFVPPGVDPDKVTEEIILPGSNIVVGPYAGHSQIKEVEFVKSSGRAKDCPRDDRPEFAILGRSNVGKSSLINVLARKKEVALTSKKPGKTQLINHFLVNKSWYLVDLPGYGFAKAPDSARMDWSSFTKGYFLNRETLVAVLLLIDASVPPQKIDLDCANWLGRNNIPMTLVFTKCDKMKGGKRTRPDENIKNFQELMRQNYREHPAWIMTSSVTGLGRDELLLHMSQLRNYWDQ; from the exons ATGAGAAAAATAGGTATAGCAAGGAGCCCGTGTCGAGCTCGTAAAGCTACACCACCAGAAATGCTACTACTTCGAAACCGGCTCTTCACTCTCTCATCGCTTCCCTCTCTACCTCAACACGCCAAAAACCCTTTTCCGTTAACCTTCTCTTTCAATTACTCGACCCGAGAACCTCCTAACCGAAACCCTTCCGGCCATGTCTCTGCTTCAAAGACATCGAAACCACCTCCACTCTCTGACGTGGCCCGGTTTGTCCGTACAGTTCTCTTTGTGCCACCCGGAGTTGACCCGGATAAAGTGACGGAGGAGATTATTTTGCCCGGCTCGAATATCGTTGTTGGACCTTATGCGGGTCATTCTCAGATTAAGGAAGTTGAGTTTGTAAAAAGCAGTGGAAGGGCCAAGGATTGTCCGAGAGATGATCGACCTGAGTTTGCAATTTTGGGTCGGTCCAATGTGGGAAAGTCTTCACTTATTAATGTTCTTGCTAGGAAGAAAGAAGTTGCTCTCACTTCGAAAAAACCAG GGAAGACCCAGTTGATAAATCATTTCTTGGTGAATAAAAGTTGGTACCTTGTGGATTTGCCTGGTTATGG GTTTGCTAAAGCCCCAGATTCTGCTCGAATGGATTGGTCGTCATTTACAAAAGGCTACTTTTTGAACAGAGAAACTCTGGTAGCTGTCCTACTTCTCATTGATGCTAGCGTCCCTCCTCAAAAGATTGACCTGGATTGTGCTAATTGGCTTGGACGCAACAAT ATACCAATGACATTAGTTTTCACTAAGTGTGACAAAATGAAGGGGGGAAAGAGAACAAGGCCTGATGAGAATATCAAGAATTTTCAAGAGTTAATGAGGCAAAACTACCGGGAACATCCTGCATGGATCATGACTAGTAGTGTCACTGGTTTGGGCAGAGATGAGCTTCTCCTACACATGTCCCAGCTAAGAAACTACTGGGAtcaataa